The Neisseria yangbaofengii genome contains a region encoding:
- a CDS encoding foldase protein PrsA produces the protein MNVKPLMLAVALGLSLNAAHAADVKASDSIAAVVDNDIITQRQVSEALADARRNLPKGTQVNDTELRQQVVAQMVNQSLIVQAGKRRNIQAGEAEIDAVIAQNPALKNANKRVRREIGDSIIVEKVRQQAIMENSRVSDSEVTSFINRAQQQGVGLPQGEPLRQYNAQHILIKADSDNAAAAAESSIRKIYTQARSGADFAGLARQYSQDGSAANGGDLGWFSDGMMVTPFEDAVHKLKPGQVSAPVRTQFGWHIIKLNDIRESGSPEERQRNAVRQYISQQKAQQATTNLLRELHSSAFIDIR, from the coding sequence ATGAATGTGAAACCTTTAATGCTGGCCGTGGCACTCGGCCTGAGCCTGAATGCCGCGCATGCCGCCGATGTCAAAGCATCCGACAGCATCGCCGCCGTGGTAGACAACGACATCATCACCCAGCGCCAAGTCAGCGAAGCGCTGGCCGATGCACGCCGCAACCTGCCTAAAGGCACGCAAGTAAACGATACCGAACTGCGCCAACAAGTCGTGGCGCAAATGGTCAACCAATCTTTAATCGTGCAGGCTGGCAAACGCCGCAATATTCAAGCCGGCGAAGCCGAAATCGATGCCGTGATTGCGCAAAATCCGGCATTGAAAAATGCCAATAAACGCGTGCGCCGTGAAATCGGCGACAGCATCATTGTCGAAAAAGTGCGCCAGCAAGCCATTATGGAAAACAGCCGAGTCAGCGACAGCGAAGTCACCAGCTTCATCAACCGTGCGCAACAGCAAGGTGTCGGCCTACCGCAAGGCGAACCATTGCGCCAATACAATGCCCAACACATTCTGATTAAAGCCGATTCCGACAACGCAGCGGCAGCAGCCGAAAGCAGCATCCGCAAAATCTACACCCAAGCCCGCAGCGGCGCAGATTTTGCCGGTTTGGCGCGCCAATACTCGCAAGACGGCAGCGCGGCCAACGGCGGCGATTTAGGCTGGTTTTCAGACGGCATGATGGTGACTCCGTTTGAAGATGCCGTACACAAACTCAAACCCGGCCAAGTCAGCGCACCGGTACGCACCCAATTCGGCTGGCACATTATCAAGCTCAACGACATTCGCGAATCAGGCTCGCCGGAAGAGCGCCAACGTAATGCCGTGCGCCAATACATTTCGCAACAAAAAGCCCAGCAGGCCACCACCAATTTGCTGCGTGAATTACACTCAAGCGCCTTTATAGATATCCGCTAA
- a CDS encoding exodeoxyribonuclease III produces MLKIISANVNGIRSAYKKGFYEYIAASGADIVCVQELKAQEADLSEEMKQPHGMHGHWHCAQKRGYSGVAVYSKQKPDAVQYGMGIEEFDGEGRFVRCDFGNLTVISLYLPSGTSAPERQELKYRFLDAFYPMLAAMKAEGRDIVVCGDWNIAHQNIDLKNWKGNQKNSGFLPQEREWIGKVIATLGWTDMWRTLYPEVPGYTWWSNRGQAYAKDVGWRIDYQMVTPELAAKAVSAHVYKDEKFSDHAPLVVEYDYAL; encoded by the coding sequence ATGCTGAAAATCATCTCTGCCAACGTCAACGGCATCCGTTCTGCTTACAAAAAAGGTTTTTACGAATACATCGCCGCTTCCGGTGCGGACATTGTCTGCGTGCAGGAATTAAAGGCGCAGGAAGCGGATTTGTCGGAGGAAATGAAGCAGCCGCACGGTATGCACGGGCATTGGCATTGTGCGCAAAAACGCGGTTACAGCGGCGTGGCAGTTTACAGCAAGCAAAAGCCGGATGCGGTGCAATACGGTATGGGTATTGAAGAATTCGACGGCGAAGGGCGGTTTGTGCGTTGTGATTTCGGCAATCTGACCGTAATTTCGCTGTATTTGCCCAGCGGCACCAGCGCGCCGGAGCGTCAGGAATTGAAGTACCGTTTTTTGGATGCGTTTTATCCGATGTTGGCGGCGATGAAGGCGGAAGGGCGCGATATTGTGGTGTGCGGCGACTGGAACATTGCCCATCAGAATATTGATTTGAAAAATTGGAAAGGCAACCAGAAAAATTCCGGTTTCCTGCCTCAAGAGCGCGAGTGGATTGGCAAAGTGATTGCGACCTTGGGTTGGACGGACATGTGGCGCACGCTTTATCCTGAAGTGCCGGGCTATACATGGTGGAGCAACCGCGGCCAAGCCTATGCGAAAGATGTGGGTTGGCGGATTGACTATCAAATGGTGACGCCGGAATTGGCGGCCAAGGCGGTGTCGGCGCATGTGTATAAAGACGAAAAATTCTCCGACCACGCGCCTTTGGTGGTGGAATATGATTATGCGCTGTGA
- a CDS encoding alpha/beta hydrolase — translation MSAYDLEDLTLLLVHDTEVPPLWMERWAVSYPIMLQAEVSRSQSVREWQQAVQTAFAAHQSRHVAVVAHGAGVSAVLAWLYQADVNVQKTVCNIILVSPLPEAFPDDAGHTLQRVRCHCRAALVIGQSGDCPLDWAQEKALRWNARLLVSPHEGRLNGALSGWQWGMKLMQEMLLT, via the coding sequence TTGAGCGCGTATGACCTTGAAGATTTGACGCTGTTGCTGGTGCACGATACCGAAGTGCCGCCCTTATGGATGGAACGTTGGGCGGTGAGTTATCCGATTATGCTGCAGGCCGAAGTATCGCGTTCGCAAAGCGTTCGGGAATGGCAGCAGGCGGTTCAGACGGCCTTTGCCGCACACCAAAGCCGTCATGTTGCGGTGGTGGCGCACGGCGCGGGTGTATCGGCGGTGTTGGCGTGGCTGTATCAGGCCGATGTGAATGTGCAGAAAACCGTATGCAACATTATTTTAGTGTCGCCGCTGCCGGAAGCGTTTCCCGATGATGCCGGACACACTTTGCAACGTGTCCGCTGCCATTGTCGCGCGGCCCTGGTGATTGGGCAAAGCGGCGATTGCCCGCTTGATTGGGCGCAGGAAAAAGCGCTGCGCTGGAATGCGCGTTTGCTGGTATCGCCGCACGAAGGCCGTCTGAACGGCGCTTTGAGCGGTTGGCAATGGGGTATGAAGCTTATGCAGGAAATGTTATTGACGTGA
- a CDS encoding endonuclease/exonuclease/phosphatase family protein, whose translation MSDLPLGDWLLLALLCVPVAATLLSLLKSDHWVMRIFDFPRLQIAALSVLCMLLNYWLEQSSNAIFDLMEVVNFACAVWQFWQISAYTRLRKKQVMGYQGEDNNRTVSILASNVLTPNRQAGKLLSLVRQYRPDVVLTLESDQWWENALAELETDYPYTVKVPLDNLYGMHLYSRLPLHDAEIKYRVRDDIPSITAKVGLPGGELIRIYCLHPMPPSPTESETSTERDGELLLVGKEIAASDESCMVFGDLNDVAWSDTSRLFQRISGLLDPRIGRGLYNTFHADWKLLRWPLDHIFHSNDFLVADLKVLPHIGSDHFPIYGKFQYHPPAEHVHETPESDHGDEQEAADKIDAAMELQN comes from the coding sequence ATGTCCGATTTACCCTTAGGCGATTGGCTGCTGTTGGCGCTGTTGTGTGTGCCTGTAGCGGCTACCCTGCTGTCGCTGCTGAAATCCGACCACTGGGTGATGCGGATATTCGATTTCCCGCGCCTGCAAATTGCCGCCTTGAGCGTGTTGTGCATGCTGCTCAATTATTGGCTGGAACAAAGCAGTAATGCCATTTTCGATTTGATGGAAGTGGTGAACTTTGCCTGCGCCGTGTGGCAGTTTTGGCAAATCAGCGCCTACACCCGCTTGAGAAAAAAGCAGGTGATGGGTTATCAGGGCGAAGACAACAACCGCACCGTCAGCATTCTGGCCAGCAATGTGCTCACGCCCAACCGCCAGGCCGGTAAATTGTTGTCGCTCGTGCGCCAATACCGTCCTGATGTAGTGCTCACCTTGGAAAGCGACCAATGGTGGGAAAATGCACTGGCGGAATTGGAAACCGACTATCCTTACACAGTCAAAGTGCCACTCGACAATCTTTACGGCATGCATCTATACAGCCGCCTGCCGCTGCATGATGCAGAAATCAAATACCGCGTGCGCGACGATATTCCGTCGATTACCGCCAAAGTCGGGCTGCCCGGTGGCGAACTTATCCGCATTTACTGCCTGCACCCGATGCCGCCCAGCCCGACTGAAAGCGAAACCTCAACCGAACGGGACGGCGAACTTTTGTTGGTTGGCAAAGAAATCGCCGCTTCCGATGAAAGCTGTATGGTGTTTGGCGACTTGAACGACGTCGCTTGGTCAGATACCTCGCGCCTATTCCAACGCATCAGCGGCCTGCTCGACCCACGTATCGGCCGCGGTTTGTACAACACCTTTCATGCCGATTGGAAACTGCTGCGCTGGCCGCTCGACCATATTTTTCACAGCAACGATTTCTTGGTCGCGGATTTGAAAGTATTGCCGCACATCGGCTCCGATCATTTTCCGATTTACGGCAAATTCCAATATCACCCGCCGGCAGAACATGTCCACGAAACGCCGGAATCCGACCACGGCGACGAACAGGAAGCAGCGGATAAAATCGATGCCGCGATGGAATTGCAGAATTAA
- the amgK gene encoding N-acetylmuramate/N-acetylglucosamine kinase AmgK, translating into MQRQIELQKWLETVYPNESFELSFAAADADFRRYFRATFSDGRTVVCMDAPPEKMSVAPYLKVRKLFDMVNVPQVLHVDESLGFMVLNDLGNTTFLTAMTQETSESAHKALLLEAIDELIVLQKASQPDRLPPYDREVLLREINLFPEWFVAKELGKELNFKQRQLWLQAVDTLLPPLLAQPQVYVHRDFIVRNLMLQSGRPGVLDFQDALYGPISYDLVSLLRDAFIEWEEEFVLDLVIRYWEKARTAGLPVPADFDEFYRWFEWMGVQRHLKVAGIFARLYHRDGKDKYRPEIPRFLNYLRRTGRRYVDLAPLYALLVELVGDEELETGFTF; encoded by the coding sequence ATGCAACGACAAATTGAATTACAAAAATGGTTGGAAACCGTTTATCCGAATGAATCTTTCGAACTGAGCTTCGCCGCGGCCGATGCCGATTTCCGCCGCTATTTCCGCGCTACTTTTTCAGACGGCCGCACGGTGGTGTGTATGGATGCGCCGCCGGAAAAAATGAGCGTGGCACCGTATTTGAAGGTGCGGAAATTGTTCGATATGGTCAATGTGCCGCAGGTTTTGCATGTTGATGAATCGTTGGGTTTTATGGTGTTGAATGACTTGGGCAATACCACGTTTTTGACCGCCATGACGCAGGAAACTTCCGAATCCGCCCACAAAGCCTTGCTGCTCGAAGCGATTGACGAATTGATTGTGCTGCAAAAAGCCAGCCAGCCTGACCGATTGCCGCCGTATGACCGCGAAGTATTGCTGCGCGAAATTAATTTGTTCCCGGAATGGTTTGTCGCCAAAGAATTGGGTAAAGAACTCAATTTCAAGCAGCGTCAATTGTGGCTGCAAGCGGTCGATACCTTACTGCCGCCGCTGTTGGCGCAACCTCAAGTGTATGTGCACCGCGATTTCATCGTGCGCAATCTCATGCTGCAATCCGGCCGTCCGGGCGTATTGGATTTTCAAGACGCGCTGTATGGTCCGATTTCCTATGATTTGGTGTCGCTGCTGCGTGATGCGTTTATCGAATGGGAGGAAGAATTTGTGTTGGACTTGGTGATCCGCTACTGGGAAAAAGCCCGCACCGCCGGTTTGCCTGTGCCGGCCGATTTTGACGAATTTTACCGCTGGTTCGAATGGATGGGCGTACAACGCCATCTGAAAGTCGCCGGCATTTTCGCCCGTCTGTACCACCGCGACGGCAAAGACAAATACCGTCCCGAAATCCCGCGTTTCCTGAACTATCTGCGCCGCACCGGCCGCCGTTATGTAGATTTGGCGCCGCTGTATGCGCTGTTGGTTGAATTGGTGGGCGATGAAGAATTGGAGACGGGGTTTACGTTTTAA
- a CDS encoding IS3 family transposase: MRAKHPLKYLLHSAGIPKSSFHYHIGKADPDAAAKTAVSEVYRRHKGRYGHRRIAAVLSWNKKKVQRIMGLLGLKTKFRSKKAYRPQVIGEASDNILNREFTAGKPADKWLTDVTEFKCTDGKLYLSPISDVFNREIAAYSLGRRANSKLVAQMLDKAFGRLKGQTPLLHSDRGVLYRTGAYRAKLAGKGIVQSMSRKGNCRDNAPMERFFGTLKEESFYQEGALSVAELTEVIDDYIRYYNHERISLNLKKLSPVGYRTQLEKAV, from the coding sequence TTGAGAGCGAAGCACCCGCTGAAATATCTGCTGCACAGTGCCGGCATTCCCAAAAGCAGCTTTCATTACCATATCGGCAAAGCCGATCCCGATGCGGCGGCCAAAACCGCAGTAAGTGAAGTCTATCGCCGACACAAAGGCCGCTACGGTCATCGGCGGATTGCCGCCGTATTGTCGTGGAACAAAAAGAAAGTGCAGCGCATTATGGGTTTGTTGGGACTGAAAACCAAATTCCGCAGCAAAAAAGCCTACCGCCCGCAGGTAATAGGAGAGGCTTCGGATAATATTCTTAATCGTGAATTTACTGCTGGCAAACCGGCAGACAAATGGCTGACCGATGTGACGGAGTTCAAATGCACAGACGGGAAGCTGTACTTATCGCCGATATCGGATGTGTTTAATCGGGAGATTGCGGCCTATTCTTTAGGCCGCAGAGCAAACAGTAAACTGGTGGCGCAAATGTTGGATAAAGCATTTGGCCGTCTGAAAGGCCAAACGCCGCTGCTGCATTCCGACCGGGGTGTGCTTTACCGCACCGGGGCTTATCGGGCGAAACTGGCTGGGAAAGGAATAGTGCAAAGCATGTCGCGCAAAGGAAATTGCCGGGACAATGCGCCGATGGAGCGTTTCTTCGGTACATTAAAAGAAGAGAGCTTCTATCAGGAAGGTGCGTTGTCGGTGGCAGAGCTGACAGAGGTAATAGATGATTACATACGTTACTACAATCATGAGCGGATTAGTTTAAACTTAAAAAAGCTGAGTCCTGTCGGCTACAGAACCCAGCTTGAAAAGGCTGTTTGA
- a CDS encoding helix-turn-helix domain-containing protein → MSKYNLHFKYRAVLHYHQVHSQQRTAEHFNVSRTHLRRWIAAYRQGGIAALQHPQATFMKTKRKNPFIADKPDHEKTQAELIEELRYMRAENDYLKHMKALNEKNAAKAAKPFKR, encoded by the coding sequence ATGTCCAAATATAACCTACACTTCAAATACCGAGCCGTACTCCATTATCACCAAGTGCACAGCCAACAGCGCACCGCAGAGCACTTCAACGTCTCGCGCACCCACCTGCGCCGTTGGATAGCCGCCTATCGCCAAGGCGGTATCGCCGCACTTCAACACCCGCAGGCTACGTTTATGAAGACCAAACGCAAAAACCCGTTTATCGCCGACAAACCCGACCACGAAAAAACCCAGGCGGAACTGATTGAAGAGTTACGTTACATGAGGGCGGAGAACGACTACCTAAAGCACATGAAAGCCCTCAACGAAAAGAATGCCGCCAAAGCTGCGAAACCGTTCAAACGTTGA
- a CDS encoding acyltransferase family protein, producing the protein MKKKEYYYGLDQLRAILMLAGVMLHTGSLVNDYYQWNYVSKYYQNAAIHDFIYITHFFRMETFFMIAGFFSAMVLVKKGQAYFMGGRVRRVLIPLISSVLLINTFEVWFSVSHGLKSWADIKISDFIAHSWFLLTLMMISLMCLLPADRFLDWFGRRKIRTQSAMLLFYMFLPYGIRFVMTRFVVPADDAPLLYSMLGYFVERTLHYSIYFFLGYQLYRSERLKDIMRNQTIFRIIAPVAAAGLLYQYSLIGELETQQRSIANYAGMLVAAHLTALATSWTLFGFFFKAHCRPSETSAFLVQSAIIIYLFHHPLVIVFGYYLDIPGLGSAGYFLPVTICVYLWSFFIYYIINSNSVTRWLFGLK; encoded by the coding sequence ATGAAGAAAAAAGAGTACTACTATGGTTTAGATCAGCTACGCGCTATTTTAATGCTGGCCGGAGTCATGCTGCATACAGGTTCATTGGTGAACGATTATTATCAATGGAATTATGTGAGTAAGTATTACCAAAACGCGGCCATTCACGATTTTATCTACATTACCCATTTCTTCCGCATGGAAACGTTTTTCATGATTGCCGGCTTTTTTTCGGCCATGGTGCTGGTTAAAAAAGGGCAGGCATACTTTATGGGCGGACGAGTTCGGCGTGTTTTAATTCCCTTGATTTCGTCTGTATTGTTGATTAACACGTTTGAAGTGTGGTTTTCTGTATCGCACGGTTTGAAAAGTTGGGCGGATATAAAAATCAGCGATTTTATCGCCCATTCATGGTTTTTGCTGACTTTGATGATGATATCGTTGATGTGCCTGCTGCCTGCGGATCGATTTCTGGATTGGTTTGGCCGCCGCAAAATCCGGACACAGTCGGCAATGTTGCTGTTTTATATGTTTTTGCCTTATGGCATTCGCTTTGTCATGACCCGTTTTGTTGTACCGGCAGATGACGCGCCGTTGCTGTATTCTATGCTGGGTTATTTTGTTGAGCGTACGCTGCACTATAGTATTTATTTCTTTCTGGGCTACCAGCTTTACCGCAGCGAACGCTTGAAAGACATCATGCGCAATCAGACTATTTTCCGCATCATTGCGCCGGTTGCCGCTGCCGGTTTGCTGTACCAATACAGTTTAATCGGTGAATTGGAAACGCAACAACGCTCCATTGCCAACTATGCCGGTATGTTGGTGGCGGCGCATCTTACGGCGTTGGCAACATCGTGGACACTGTTTGGTTTTTTCTTCAAAGCGCATTGCAGGCCGTCTGAAACCTCGGCGTTTTTGGTTCAATCGGCCATTATCATTTATTTATTCCACCATCCGCTGGTGATTGTGTTCGGTTATTATTTGGATATTCCGGGGCTGGGCTCGGCCGGCTATTTCCTGCCCGTCACCATATGTGTCTATTTATGGTCGTTTTTTATCTACTATATCATTAACAGCAACTCAGTAACGCGTTGGTTGTTTGGTTTAAAATAA
- a CDS encoding transferrin-binding protein-like solute binding protein, giving the protein MKQYLALLCVAALAACGGGGGGTPTTQSTPTNTPNQTSSTEASPQNISGKQFYSSQNSKADAVTFDNSNIKKIKINGVDIDLATIGGGNFNNDWRGNFGGIRSGNANAPAGVSDWLVYNQSDNLVAGVITQEGNNYAFYNGKFTDAEQIPAAGQSVYKAGVTYFSGDRQVLSRTDVTADFGAKKVTAEIKRDAEFGGNIALNADIKGNKFASVTGAATQVEGGFFGANAAEIGGIFKAGETVGAFAGKK; this is encoded by the coding sequence ATGAAACAATATTTGGCCTTATTGTGTGTGGCGGCATTGGCCGCTTGTGGTGGCGGTGGCGGCGGCACCCCGACAACGCAATCAACCCCGACCAATACACCCAATCAAACTTCGTCAACTGAGGCAAGCCCGCAGAATATTTCAGGTAAACAGTTTTACAGTTCGCAGAACAGCAAAGCCGATGCCGTTACTTTTGACAACAGTAACATCAAAAAAATTAAAATCAATGGCGTCGATATCGACTTAGCGACCATTGGCGGCGGTAATTTTAACAATGATTGGCGCGGTAATTTCGGCGGTATTCGTTCCGGTAATGCCAATGCACCTGCCGGTGTCAGCGATTGGCTGGTTTACAATCAATCCGACAATTTAGTTGCCGGCGTGATTACGCAAGAGGGTAACAACTATGCTTTTTACAACGGTAAATTTACGGATGCCGAACAAATTCCGGCAGCAGGCCAATCAGTTTACAAAGCCGGCGTGACATACTTTAGCGGCGACAGACAAGTATTAAGCCGCACGGATGTGACGGCTGATTTCGGTGCTAAAAAAGTGACTGCCGAAATTAAGCGTGATGCAGAGTTTGGCGGTAACATCGCCTTGAATGCCGACATCAAAGGCAATAAATTTGCTTCTGTCACAGGAGCAGCCACACAGGTTGAAGGCGGTTTCTTCGGTGCAAATGCGGCGGAAATCGGTGGTATCTTTAAAGCCGGTGAAACCGTTGGTGCGTTTGCCGGTAAAAAGTAA
- a CDS encoding LPS-assembly protein LptD — translation MARLFSLKPLVIALSVGFSTAAAAQTGGAFMPDAADYVPIETAQDTANPVAAVEQTVAGAAEKTQAAGNRPSEKAEELSLGSTCLFCTKETLAEHANALQGKTAVKRSGEETLPTDYTRVTADYVEGQTNVQVQAKGDVIIERNDEVLNADWAHYNQTSNTVTAGDQFVLYQNGSVVSGGQINYNLDSGAGVTENVRMATERDGRRLQSVSEKAEMHSKERYKLINTKFNTCAPGDASWYIKAKSIDANQETGIGVAKGASLVFGGVPVLYTPWADFPLNGNRKSGLLVPNISTGSDGLELSLPYYLNLAPNLDATVTPGIISGRGVHLGGQVRYLEPKYHGQADGTWMPDDKKSEHNNRYQFKWNHNHQFTAKFSGGVDFNSVSDNDYYRDFYGRNDIADNVNLNRQAWLNYHDTYWGGNFDGSLMAQKYQTLANEYGYKDEPYAIMPRLSGRWQRSFDNMQANIFGQFTRFEHDGKQSGNRFVLNPSVKWDFHNNWGYVHPKVGVHATYYDLDSFNGSNRRHFSRFLPMLNVDSGMTFERHAQFLGGEYLQTLEPRLFYNYIATKPQTDWPNLDTSENSFTYEQLFRENLFSGNDRINASNSLSTAVQSRILNPKTGAELFRAGIGQKFYFKTDTVLLDGSVSQYERNRSDWVAFARGNVTDSVHFDFDIHYNQNQNRAESYAAGIRYNPEPGKVLSARYKYNRNARIYLQDDGEYLYDKLSQVDLAAQWPLRKNLYAVARYNYEITVKKPLEMLAGVEYKSDCGCWSASVVAQRYVTGENSKKNAVFFNLQLKDLSNVGQNPFEQLRLAIPGYSKTNEVVNP, via the coding sequence TTGGCTCGTTTATTTTCACTCAAACCTTTGGTCATCGCATTAAGCGTCGGCTTCAGCACAGCGGCCGCCGCACAGACCGGCGGTGCATTTATGCCGGATGCGGCAGATTACGTGCCGATTGAAACCGCCCAAGACACGGCCAACCCAGTTGCCGCGGTAGAGCAAACCGTTGCCGGAGCTGCTGAAAAGACCCAAGCTGCCGGCAACAGGCCGTCTGAAAAAGCGGAAGAATTGTCTTTGGGCAGCACCTGTCTGTTTTGCACCAAAGAAACCTTGGCCGAGCATGCCAACGCCCTGCAAGGCAAAACTGCTGTCAAACGCAGCGGCGAAGAGACTTTGCCCACTGATTACACCCGCGTGACCGCCGATTACGTCGAAGGTCAAACCAATGTACAGGTGCAGGCCAAGGGCGATGTGATTATCGAGCGCAACGATGAAGTGTTAAACGCCGACTGGGCGCATTACAACCAAACCAGCAATACCGTTACCGCCGGCGACCAGTTTGTACTGTATCAAAACGGCTCGGTCGTCAGCGGCGGACAAATCAACTACAACTTGGATTCCGGCGCAGGCGTGACTGAAAACGTACGCATGGCGACCGAACGCGACGGCCGCCGCCTGCAAAGCGTCAGCGAAAAAGCCGAAATGCACAGCAAAGAGCGTTACAAACTCATCAACACCAAATTCAATACCTGTGCCCCCGGCGATGCCAGCTGGTACATCAAGGCCAAAAGTATTGATGCCAACCAAGAAACCGGCATCGGCGTAGCCAAAGGCGCCTCGCTGGTGTTCGGCGGCGTGCCCGTTTTATACACGCCTTGGGCAGATTTCCCACTCAACGGCAACCGCAAAAGCGGCTTGTTAGTGCCGAATATTTCTACCGGTTCAGACGGCCTTGAGCTGTCGCTGCCTTACTATTTAAACTTAGCGCCGAATTTAGATGCCACCGTAACACCGGGCATCATCTCCGGCCGCGGCGTGCATTTGGGCGGTCAGGTGCGTTATCTCGAGCCGAAATACCACGGCCAAGCCGACGGTACTTGGATGCCCGACGACAAAAAAAGCGAACACAACAACCGCTACCAATTCAAGTGGAACCACAACCATCAATTTACCGCCAAATTCAGCGGCGGCGTAGATTTCAACAGCGTATCGGATAACGACTACTACCGCGACTTCTATGGCCGCAACGACATCGCCGACAACGTCAACCTCAACCGCCAAGCTTGGTTAAACTACCACGACACCTATTGGGGCGGCAATTTCGATGGCTCGTTGATGGCGCAAAAATACCAAACCTTGGCCAACGAATACGGCTACAAAGACGAACCTTACGCCATCATGCCGCGCTTGTCGGGTCGCTGGCAGCGCAGCTTCGATAATATGCAGGCCAATATCTTCGGCCAATTCACCCGCTTCGAGCATGACGGCAAGCAAAGCGGCAACCGTTTCGTGCTAAACCCGAGCGTAAAATGGGATTTCCACAACAATTGGGGTTATGTGCATCCCAAAGTCGGCGTACACGCCACTTATTATGATTTAGACAGCTTCAACGGCAGTAACCGACGCCATTTCAGCCGCTTCCTGCCGATGCTCAATGTCGACAGCGGCATGACCTTTGAACGCCACGCGCAATTTTTGGGCGGCGAATACCTGCAAACGCTGGAGCCGCGCCTGTTTTACAACTACATTGCGACCAAACCGCAAACCGACTGGCCGAACTTAGACACCTCGGAAAACAGCTTCACCTACGAACAATTGTTCCGTGAAAACCTGTTTTCAGGCAACGACCGCATTAATGCGTCCAACAGCTTGTCGACCGCCGTGCAGAGCCGTATCCTGAATCCGAAAACCGGTGCCGAACTGTTCCGCGCCGGCATAGGTCAGAAATTCTATTTCAAAACCGACACCGTTTTGCTCGACGGCAGTGTGAGCCAATACGAGCGCAACCGTTCCGACTGGGTGGCGTTTGCCCGCGGCAACGTTACCGACAGCGTACACTTTGATTTCGACATCCATTACAATCAAAACCAAAACCGCGCCGAGAGCTATGCTGCAGGGATCCGCTACAATCCGGAGCCGGGCAAGGTATTGAGCGCTCGTTACAAATACAACCGCAACGCCCGCATCTACCTGCAAGACGATGGCGAATACCTGTACGACAAATTAAGCCAAGTCGATTTGGCTGCTCAATGGCCACTGCGCAAAAACCTGTATGCCGTTGCCCGCTATAACTATGAAATCACCGTGAAAAAACCGTTGGAAATGCTGGCCGGTGTCGAATACAAAAGCGATTGCGGCTGCTGGAGCGCCAGCGTGGTAGCGCAACGCTACGTCACCGGCGAAAACAGCAAGAAAAACGCCGTTTTCTTCAATTTACAGCTGAAAGATTTGAGCAACGTCGGCCAAAATCCGTTTGAACAACTCCGCTTAGCCATTCCGGGCTACAGCAAAACCAACGAGGTAGTGAACCCATGA
- a CDS encoding ACP-like domain-containing protein: MKKWCVMAMVAVMAAAGAAQAANNNPTVSKKTVSYRCDQGHALNVTYGFNKQGLPTYASAFLNGKRRVLPINLDHSGAAGTMFGKEDSYMMNADYMDTKNYHKSALMVTEPDNSILYKNCEPRRSRR; this comes from the coding sequence ATGAAAAAATGGTGTGTAATGGCTATGGTTGCTGTAATGGCCGCCGCCGGCGCAGCGCAAGCTGCCAACAATAACCCAACGGTCAGCAAAAAAACGGTATCTTACCGTTGCGACCAAGGTCATGCGTTGAACGTAACGTATGGATTCAACAAACAAGGCTTGCCGACCTATGCTTCGGCTTTTCTCAATGGCAAAAGACGTGTGTTGCCGATTAATCTCGACCATTCCGGCGCTGCAGGTACGATGTTCGGCAAAGAAGACAGCTACATGATGAACGCCGATTACATGGATACCAAAAATTACCACAAATCGGCGCTGATGGTGACTGAGCCGGACAACAGTATTCTGTATAAAAACTGTGAGCCGCGCCGTAGCCGCCGTTGA